Below is a genomic region from Immundisolibacter sp..
CTGACAACATCGACCCCAGCGAGCACCGCAAGGCCACACGGCATGCCGACGCGGCACCGGAGTCGTTCGAGGCCGTGGGCCGCGAGTGGTTCGCCAAGTTTTCGCCGCCCTGGGCGCCCACGCACGCCGAAAAAATCATCCGCCGCCTTGAGCGTGACGTGTTCCCCTGGATCGGCGCGCGTCCTGTGCGCGAGATCACGGCGCCTGAGCTGCTGACGGTGCTGCGCCGTATCGAGGCCCGTGGCCGGCTTGAGACAGCGCACCGGGCGCACCAAAACTGCGGGCAGGTTTTCCGCTACGCCGTGGCCACTGGCCGTGCCGAGCGTGACCCGTCCGGCGACCTGCGCGGCGCGCTGGCACCATGGAAGCCGAAGCACTACGCGACCATCACCGAGCCGAAGGCCATAGCCGCGCTGCTGCGCGACCTGGACAGCTATTCGGGTGGCTTTGTCACCGCCTGCGCCTTGCGTCTGTTGCCGCTGGTGTTCGTGCGCCCTGGCGAGCTGCGCCGGGCCGAGTGGGCCGAGATCGACCTGGACGCCGCCGAGTGGCGAATCCCGGCCGAGAAAATGAAAGCCCGACAGCCGCACCGCGTGCCGCTGAGTCGGCAGGCCGTGGCGATCCTGCGCCAGTTGCACCCGCTGACCGGGCGCGGACAGTGGGTGTTTCCGGGGGTACGCGCCAGAAGTGAACCGCTGTCCGAGAACACGCTGAACGCCGCCCTGCGCCGCATGGGATACGACAAGGACACCATGACCGCGCACGGCTTCCGCAGCATCGCCTCCAC
It encodes:
- a CDS encoding tyrosine-type recombinase/integrase, whose amino-acid sequence is MSLSATAVVNAKPGPRQQKLFDAGGLFLLVSPNGKKGWRLKYRFGGREKLLSLGVYPDVGLAKARERRDAARRLLADNIDPSEHRKATRHADAAPESFEAVGREWFAKFSPPWAPTHAEKIIRRLERDVFPWIGARPVREITAPELLTVLRRIEARGRLETAHRAHQNCGQVFRYAVATGRAERDPSGDLRGALAPWKPKHYATITEPKAIAALLRDLDSYSGGFVTACALRLLPLVFVRPGELRRAEWAEIDLDAAEWRIPAEKMKARQPHRVPLSRQAVAILRQLHPLTGRGQWVFPGVRARSEPLSENTLNAALRRMGYDKDTMTAHGFRSIAST